A genome region from Desulfuromonas sp. includes the following:
- a CDS encoding ATP-binding protein, with translation MITQPFIGLLNNAALLLVLGVLYGTLYHRSDSTWWRLLRGFFLGAIAVGVMMNPWQLAPGMIFDTRTIVLSTGGMFLGSVPTAIAVVMAGLYRYHVGGVGTLTGIIWVVVSGASGLAWARARKRPPVQLSWREFYLLGLVVHLVLLALMFTMPDGLALPILEKITLPVLLIFPVATVLLAKLLSSQEIQARDKAALDASERKYKELVQNARAVLLRIDTRGDITFFNEYAQEFFGYSEEEILGENVVGTIVPARDTAGRDLKEKIQSILRNPDRFFENENENLCRDGRRVRILWKNTPLCDDSGKVVGIQAVGHDITELRRAEGVLLAREEEFHRLVEMSPLPLVIVEQNHDIVFLNRKFTELFGYTHEDIPTIEKWWPLAYPDPEYRKTVMDRWNAAAAKAIEEKSDIAPQEARVTCKDGSVRDVVGRLASIGEKEIVVLTDMSRERAFDRIKSEFIATAAHELRTPLTAVRGFTELLLNEKDLDQAQRDEFLSIVNDKTEVLERIIDDLLDLGRVESGRVIHLETEPSDVGALVASAVASYRKAFPKRQIDLAWPEAGPGKISADAGKVGQVMENLLSNAVKFSPADAPVRVSATTAEGELQVAVRDEGAGMSPEQAARIFDKFYRADSSNTAVPGLGLGMAIVKNIVEAHGGRIWVESERGRGTTVTFTLPLKAKAS, from the coding sequence ATGATTACCCAGCCCTTCATCGGCCTGCTCAACAACGCCGCCCTGCTCCTGGTTCTGGGCGTCCTCTACGGCACCCTGTACCACCGCTCCGACAGCACATGGTGGCGACTGCTCCGCGGCTTCTTCCTCGGCGCCATCGCCGTCGGGGTGATGATGAACCCGTGGCAGCTGGCACCGGGGATGATCTTCGACACCCGCACGATCGTGCTCAGCACCGGCGGGATGTTCCTGGGCTCCGTTCCGACCGCCATCGCCGTCGTCATGGCCGGCCTCTACCGGTATCATGTCGGCGGCGTCGGCACCCTGACCGGGATCATCTGGGTCGTCGTCTCGGGCGCCTCTGGACTGGCATGGGCCAGGGCCCGCAAGCGGCCGCCCGTCCAGTTGTCCTGGCGGGAGTTCTACCTCCTGGGCCTCGTCGTGCACCTGGTCCTGCTGGCACTCATGTTCACCATGCCCGACGGGCTGGCCCTGCCCATTCTCGAGAAGATCACCCTGCCGGTTCTCCTCATCTTCCCAGTGGCCACCGTCCTCCTGGCCAAGCTCCTCTCCAGCCAGGAGATTCAGGCCCGCGACAAGGCGGCCCTCGATGCCAGCGAACGCAAGTACAAGGAACTGGTGCAAAACGCCCGGGCGGTCTTGCTGCGTATCGACACCCGCGGCGACATCACCTTCTTCAACGAGTATGCCCAGGAATTCTTCGGCTACAGCGAAGAGGAAATTCTCGGCGAAAACGTGGTCGGAACGATTGTCCCCGCCAGAGACACGGCGGGGAGGGACCTGAAGGAAAAGATCCAGTCGATTCTGAGAAATCCCGACCGGTTCTTCGAAAATGAAAACGAAAACCTCTGCCGTGACGGGCGACGGGTCCGGATTCTTTGGAAAAACACTCCCCTGTGCGACGATTCGGGGAAGGTCGTCGGCATCCAGGCCGTCGGGCATGACATCACCGAACTGAGAAGAGCGGAGGGCGTCCTGCTGGCCAGGGAAGAAGAGTTCCACCGCCTGGTCGAGATGTCCCCCCTCCCCCTGGTGATCGTAGAGCAGAATCACGACATCGTCTTCCTCAACCGCAAGTTCACCGAACTGTTCGGCTACACCCACGAGGACATCCCCACAATCGAGAAGTGGTGGCCCCTGGCCTACCCCGACCCCGAGTACCGGAAAACGGTCATGGACCGCTGGAACGCCGCCGCGGCAAAGGCCATAGAGGAGAAATCGGATATCGCGCCGCAGGAAGCTCGAGTGACCTGCAAGGACGGCTCGGTCCGCGACGTGGTCGGCAGACTTGCCTCCATCGGAGAGAAGGAAATCGTCGTGCTGACCGATATGAGCCGGGAGAGGGCGTTCGACCGGATAAAGAGCGAGTTCATCGCCACCGCCGCCCACGAACTGCGCACTCCTCTCACGGCCGTCAGGGGGTTCACCGAACTCCTGCTCAACGAAAAAGACCTGGACCAGGCCCAGCGGGACGAGTTCCTCTCCATCGTCAATGACAAGACCGAGGTTTTGGAACGGATTATCGACGACCTGCTCGATCTCGGCCGCGTGGAGTCGGGGCGGGTGATCCACCTGGAGACGGAACCTTCCGACGTCGGGGCCCTGGTCGCCTCCGCGGTCGCCTCCTACCGGAAGGCCTTCCCCAAGCGCCAGATCGACCTGGCCTGGCCCGAGGCGGGGCCGGGAAAGATTTCCGCAGATGCGGGAAAGGTCGGGCAGGTCATGGAGAACCTGCTCAGCAACGCGGTGAAGTTCTCCCCGGCCGACGCCCCGGTCAGGGTCAGCGCCACCACCGCGGAGGGCGAACTGCAGGTCGCGGTGCGGGACGAAGGGGCCGGCATGAGCCCGGAGCAGGCGGCCCGGATCTTCGACAAGTTCTACCGGGCCGACAGCTCGAACACGGCGGTCCCGGGACTCGGCCTGGGAATGGCCATCGTCAAGAACATCGTCGAGGCCCACGGCGGGCGCATCTGGGTCGAGAGCGAGAGGGGAAGGGGCACGACGGTCACCTTCACCCTCCCCCTGAAGGCGAAAGCCTCCTGA
- a CDS encoding citrate (Si)-synthase: MSTLKQVLAQKIAEHRPRTTRLVKEFGDTKLGDVTMAQAIGGARGIKCLVTDISYLDPMEGIRFRGKTIPETFAALPKVPGSDYPYVEGFWYMLLTGDVPTMEQTLEVVEDCKERSQVPQYVIDVLRALPRDSHPMAMFSAAIVAMQRDSVFAAKYASGKFNKMTCWEEMYEDANNLMAKLGPIGAYIYRMKYMGDTHIEADPNLDMGGNFARMMGIPAPYDDVARMYFILHSDHESGNVSAHTTHLVASALSDAYYAYSAGINGLAGPLHGLANEEVLRWTQNFMAKLGGEVPTEEGLKKALWDTLNSGQVIPGYGHAVLRKTDPRYTSQREFCMKTEGLKDYPLFQLVKMIFEVAPDVLTEHGKAKNPWPNVDAQSGVIQWYYGVTQYEFYTVLFGVGRALGCLANITWDRALGYGIERPKSVTTAMLEDAAGIK, encoded by the coding sequence ATGTCGACACTGAAGCAAGTCCTGGCCCAGAAGATCGCAGAGCATCGTCCCCGCACCACCCGCCTCGTCAAAGAATTCGGCGACACGAAGTTAGGTGATGTGACCATGGCTCAGGCCATCGGCGGCGCCCGTGGCATCAAGTGCCTTGTCACCGATATCTCCTACCTGGACCCGATGGAAGGCATCCGCTTCCGCGGCAAGACCATTCCCGAGACCTTCGCTGCACTGCCCAAGGTTCCCGGTTCTGACTATCCCTACGTCGAAGGCTTCTGGTACATGCTGCTGACCGGCGACGTGCCGACCATGGAGCAGACTCTCGAGGTCGTCGAAGACTGTAAAGAGCGCTCCCAGGTTCCCCAGTACGTCATCGACGTGCTGCGCGCCCTGCCCCGCGACAGCCACCCGATGGCCATGTTCTCCGCCGCCATCGTCGCCATGCAGCGCGACTCCGTCTTCGCCGCCAAATACGCTTCCGGCAAGTTCAACAAAATGACCTGCTGGGAAGAGATGTACGAGGACGCCAACAACCTGATGGCCAAGCTCGGCCCGATCGGCGCCTACATCTACCGCATGAAGTACATGGGCGACACCCACATCGAGGCCGATCCCAACCTCGACATGGGCGGCAACTTCGCCCGCATGATGGGCATCCCCGCTCCCTACGACGATGTCGCCCGGATGTACTTCATCCTCCACTCCGACCACGAGTCCGGCAACGTCTCTGCCCACACGACTCACCTGGTCGCCTCGGCCCTTTCTGATGCCTACTACGCCTACAGCGCCGGCATCAACGGCCTCGCCGGCCCCCTGCACGGCCTCGCCAACGAGGAAGTGCTGCGCTGGACCCAGAACTTCATGGCCAAGCTCGGCGGCGAAGTGCCCACCGAAGAAGGTCTCAAGAAAGCCCTGTGGGACACCCTCAACAGCGGTCAGGTCATCCCCGGTTACGGTCACGCCGTTCTGCGCAAGACCGACCCCCGCTACACCTCGCAGCGTGAATTCTGCATGAAGACCGAAGGTCTCAAAGACTACCCGCTCTTCCAGCTCGTCAAGATGATCTTCGAAGTTGCCCCCGACGTCCTGACCGAGCATGGCAAGGCCAAGAACCCCTGGCCGAACGTCGATGCCCAGTCCGGCGTCATCCAGTGGTACTACGGCGTCACCCAGTACGAGTTCTACACCGTTCTGTTCGGTGTTGGCCGCGCCCTCGGCTGCCTCGCCAACATCACCTGGGACCGCGCTCTGGGCTACGGCATCGAGCGTCCCAAGTCCGTCACCACTGCCATGCTCGAAGACGCTGCCGGCATCAAGTAA
- a CDS encoding methyltransferase domain-containing protein gives MKKEFKDRVKEQFGRSAEGYVRDRGFAGGEDLAYAAHLLQPTPEDHLLDVACGGGHTALYFAPMVRSVVASYLTMQMLNKAQEYIAEEGGVDNVTFREADAEDLPVPAGSFTLLTCRIAPHHFPDVPRALREFHRVLRRGGRMVIIDTLRPEDPEIADWSQEMEKMRDPTNVRSFSEKEWVDMVKEAGFDLHETKVFPKTHDFREWALRAGLNQKTSQELIRHFLEAPAKIQDHFHVETFAGEIESYTDQKLLIYATRPEKK, from the coding sequence ATGAAAAAAGAATTCAAGGACCGAGTCAAGGAGCAGTTCGGCCGAAGCGCCGAGGGGTACGTCCGCGACCGGGGTTTTGCCGGGGGAGAGGACCTCGCCTACGCCGCACACCTGCTTCAGCCGACCCCCGAGGACCACCTCCTCGACGTGGCCTGTGGCGGCGGTCACACCGCCCTGTACTTCGCGCCGATGGTGCGAAGCGTAGTCGCCTCCTACCTGACCATGCAAATGCTCAATAAAGCCCAGGAGTACATCGCCGAAGAGGGGGGGGTTGACAACGTTACCTTCCGTGAGGCCGATGCAGAGGACCTTCCCGTTCCCGCCGGCTCCTTCACCCTCCTTACCTGCCGCATCGCCCCTCATCACTTCCCCGACGTTCCCCGCGCCCTGCGGGAATTCCACCGGGTCCTGCGGCGGGGCGGGCGCATGGTGATCATCGACACCCTTCGACCAGAGGACCCGGAAATCGCGGACTGGTCCCAAGAAATGGAAAAGATGCGTGACCCGACTAACGTCCGCTCCTTCAGCGAGAAGGAATGGGTCGACATGGTCAAGGAAGCGGGCTTCGACCTCCACGAGACAAAGGTTTTCCCAAAAACCCACGATTTCCGTGAATGGGCCCTGCGCGCAGGCCTGAACCAGAAGACCAGCCAGGAACTCATCCGTCATTTCCTCGAGGCTCCGGCCAAGATCCAAGACCACTTCCATGTGGAGACCTTCGCCGGTGAGATCGAAAGCTACACCGACCAGAAACTGCTCATCTACGCCACCCGGCCGGAAAAAAAGTAG
- a CDS encoding sigma-54 dependent transcriptional regulator — protein sequence MSIRRILVADDEESIRWVLSKALSKKGFTVDLASNGNEALALSRQHSYDLAVLDIKMPGLTGLELLSRLREERPDVLVVIMTAESSMKNAVEAMKRGAYDYITKPFDLDALDAIILKAQQASEITHEVHRLKDELKEHYQLDRTIIGKSQPMQEVYKVLGKVAPSDVTVLITGESGTGKELVARAIHFNSPRLGKPFLALNCAAIPRELLESELFGYEKGAFTGATDRKAGKFEHANGGTLFLDEIGDMPLELQAKLLRVLQEREITRTGGSNTIAVDVRIVAATNQDLKEKVRAKEFREDLFYRLNVVPINLPPLRERREDIPLLTEFFVQRSHEELKVPVQGCTEDAMAMLKAFEWPGNVRELENAIQRAALLSPDQLLTPGDFPGLIEEGAREEGEDSLEALIARKLSSSLAKMDVQELDNLYEIVLHQMERPLINIILEKTRANQVRAAEILGINRNTLRKKIQTLGIEVKKD from the coding sequence ATGTCCATTCGACGCATCTTGGTAGCAGACGACGAAGAGAGCATCCGCTGGGTCCTCTCCAAGGCCCTTTCGAAAAAAGGGTTCACCGTGGACCTGGCATCCAACGGCAACGAAGCCCTCGCCCTCTCCCGCCAGCACTCCTACGACCTGGCTGTGCTCGACATCAAGATGCCGGGCCTGACCGGGCTGGAACTCCTATCGCGCCTGCGCGAGGAGCGGCCCGACGTCCTCGTCGTCATCATGACCGCCGAATCCTCCATGAAGAACGCCGTGGAGGCAATGAAGCGGGGTGCCTACGACTACATCACCAAGCCCTTCGACCTGGACGCCCTCGATGCCATCATCCTCAAGGCCCAGCAGGCCTCGGAGATCACCCACGAGGTGCACCGCCTCAAGGATGAACTCAAAGAACACTACCAGCTCGACAGGACCATTATCGGCAAGAGCCAGCCGATGCAGGAGGTCTACAAGGTGCTCGGCAAGGTGGCCCCCTCTGACGTCACCGTCCTCATCACCGGCGAGAGCGGCACCGGCAAGGAACTGGTCGCCCGCGCCATCCACTTCAACAGCCCGCGCCTCGGCAAACCCTTTCTGGCCTTGAACTGCGCTGCCATCCCCCGGGAGCTTCTCGAGAGCGAACTGTTCGGCTACGAAAAAGGGGCCTTTACCGGTGCCACCGACCGCAAGGCCGGCAAGTTCGAGCACGCCAACGGCGGCACCCTGTTCCTGGACGAAATCGGCGACATGCCCCTGGAGCTTCAGGCCAAACTCCTTCGGGTCCTGCAGGAGAGAGAGATCACCCGCACGGGCGGGTCGAACACCATCGCCGTGGACGTGCGCATCGTCGCTGCCACCAACCAGGACCTCAAGGAGAAGGTGCGGGCCAAGGAGTTCCGGGAGGATCTTTTCTACCGCCTCAACGTTGTCCCCATCAACCTGCCCCCCCTCAGGGAGCGTCGTGAAGACATCCCCCTGCTGACGGAATTTTTCGTCCAGCGATCCCACGAGGAGTTGAAAGTCCCCGTCCAGGGGTGCACCGAGGATGCCATGGCCATGCTGAAGGCCTTTGAGTGGCCGGGCAATGTGCGAGAGCTTGAAAACGCCATTCAGCGCGCCGCCCTCCTGTCTCCGGACCAGCTGCTGACTCCGGGCGATTTTCCCGGCCTGATCGAGGAAGGGGCCCGGGAGGAGGGTGAGGATTCCCTGGAGGCTTTGATCGCCAGGAAGCTGAGCAGTTCCCTGGCCAAGATGGACGTGCAGGAACTGGACAATCTCTACGAGATCGTCCTGCACCAGATGGAGCGCCCCCTGATCAACATCATCCTGGAGAAGACCCGGGCCAACCAGGTTCGCGCCGCCGAGATTCTCGGCATCAACCGCAACACCTTGCGCAAAAAGATCCAGACCCTGGGCATCGAGGTCAAGAAGGACTGA
- a CDS encoding adenosylcobalamin-dependent ribonucleoside-diphosphate reductase produces the protein MSLDLSPNALIALQARYLRKDPEGRVIETPEGMLRRVARSIAAAEERWTGKEGVRRAEKRFYDLMASLAFLPNSPTLMNAGNGLGQLSACFVLPVGDSLPEIFNTLRDAALIQQSGGGTGFAFSRLRPAGDQVRSTMGISSGPVSFMRVYNAATEAVKQGGARRGANMGVLRVDHPDILEFICAKDGEGELANFNISVALSDAFMEALSAGEDYPLVNPRTGLEAGRLEAEEVFGAIAEQAWKNGEPGVIFLGPVNADHPASHLGQIEATNPCGEEPLLPCESCNLGSLNLVKLADAKGRIDFHRLGEAVRWAVRFLDDVIEVNRYPLPAIAETTRRTRKIGLGVMGFADLLLLRGVPYGSDAALEAAEEVMAYIRQESVAVSEELARERGPYPGFGGSLRQREGGAPMRNATVNTIAPTGTLSLISGVSSGIEPVFAFEYERHVLGTVLQEVHPLYSRCRQGGRQLDPEVFVTAREIAPKWHVRMQAAFQKYVDNAVSKTINFPAGGTVEEVKEAFLLAYELGCKGLTVYRDRSRRSQVLNVCDSKCSL, from the coding sequence ATGTCTCTCGACCTTTCCCCAAACGCCCTCATCGCTCTTCAGGCCCGCTACCTGCGCAAGGACCCCGAAGGGCGGGTGATCGAAACCCCCGAGGGGATGCTGCGCCGCGTGGCCCGCAGCATTGCCGCCGCCGAGGAGCGCTGGACCGGCAAGGAGGGGGTGCGGCGGGCCGAGAAGCGCTTCTACGACCTGATGGCCTCTCTGGCCTTCCTTCCCAACAGCCCCACCCTGATGAACGCCGGCAACGGCCTCGGACAGCTCTCGGCCTGCTTCGTTCTCCCGGTGGGCGATTCCCTCCCCGAGATCTTCAACACCCTGCGTGACGCGGCCCTCATTCAGCAGAGCGGCGGCGGGACCGGCTTTGCCTTCTCACGGCTTCGCCCGGCAGGGGACCAGGTGCGCAGCACCATGGGCATCTCCTCCGGGCCGGTCTCCTTTATGCGCGTCTACAACGCCGCCACCGAGGCCGTCAAGCAGGGGGGGGCGAGGCGCGGCGCCAACATGGGGGTTCTGCGGGTCGACCATCCCGACATCCTGGAGTTCATTTGTGCCAAGGACGGGGAGGGGGAGCTGGCCAACTTTAACATCTCGGTGGCGCTCAGCGATGCCTTCATGGAAGCCCTCTCGGCAGGGGAGGACTATCCCTTGGTCAACCCGAGAACCGGCCTCGAGGCGGGGAGGCTGGAGGCGGAGGAGGTGTTCGGGGCGATCGCCGAGCAGGCCTGGAAAAACGGCGAACCCGGGGTGATTTTCCTCGGCCCGGTCAACGCCGACCACCCGGCCAGCCACCTCGGGCAGATCGAAGCCACCAACCCCTGTGGCGAGGAGCCGCTGCTGCCCTGCGAGTCGTGCAACCTCGGCTCCCTTAACCTGGTGAAGCTCGCGGATGCAAAGGGGCGAATCGACTTTCACCGCCTCGGCGAGGCGGTGCGCTGGGCGGTGCGTTTTCTGGACGACGTCATCGAGGTTAACCGCTACCCCCTGCCGGCCATCGCTGAGACGACCCGCCGCACCCGGAAGATCGGCCTCGGGGTCATGGGATTTGCCGACCTGCTCCTGCTCCGCGGAGTGCCCTACGGCAGCGATGCGGCCCTCGAGGCGGCCGAGGAGGTCATGGCCTACATTCGCCAGGAGTCGGTGGCCGTCTCCGAGGAACTGGCCCGGGAGCGCGGCCCTTATCCGGGGTTCGGAGGAAGCCTTCGCCAGCGCGAGGGGGGGGCGCCGATGCGCAACGCCACGGTCAACACCATCGCCCCCACCGGGACCTTGAGCCTCATCTCCGGGGTCTCCAGCGGTATCGAACCTGTCTTTGCCTTTGAATACGAGCGCCACGTGCTCGGCACCGTCCTGCAGGAGGTCCACCCCCTCTACAGCCGGTGCCGACAGGGGGGGCGGCAGCTCGACCCCGAGGTGTTTGTCACCGCCCGGGAGATCGCCCCGAAGTGGCACGTGAGAATGCAGGCGGCCTTTCAAAAGTACGTGGACAACGCCGTCTCCAAGACCATCAATTTTCCCGCGGGAGGGACGGTGGAGGAGGTCAAGGAGGCCTTCCTGCTCGCCTATGAGCTGGGGTGCAAGGGCCTGACGGTCTACCGGGATCGGAGCCGGCGCAGCCAGGTGCTCAACGTGTGCGACAGCAAGTGCTCTCTTTAG
- a CDS encoding ATP-binding protein, giving the protein MKKTSIAPDPQVYIRVLESLDRGVVAIGRDGRIALFNPAAQSYTGLSERQCLERPYEELFIGQEALLYLVRTAIREGRSISGHEDLLLNRPAAPPLPVNISVSPIFTAEGEQEGAVLIIRDLSRVRELESAVRRADRLSMLGTLAAGLAHEIKNPLGGIKGAAQLLAMELPGQSALQEYTEVMIKEVERVNGIIEELMDLARPRPPEWTEVNLAKILDDIVLFQREAHRGKEIRFQLNLDPSIPPIHGDENLLTRLFLNLIKNAADAIEQKGVVEIVTKVASELHFNHPGGRPVPLIVVQVRDTGRGIPAEEIDQIFTPFYTSKTKGSGLGLATCQKIVSEHRGFLKVESSPGRGTVFAVSLPFLRPGSTPAKSAGKTNT; this is encoded by the coding sequence GTGAAAAAAACCAGCATTGCCCCAGACCCCCAGGTCTACATCCGAGTCCTGGAAAGCCTCGATCGCGGAGTGGTGGCCATCGGCAGGGACGGGCGCATCGCCCTGTTCAACCCGGCGGCACAGTCGTACACGGGCCTCTCTGAGCGCCAGTGCCTCGAACGTCCCTACGAGGAGTTGTTCATCGGCCAGGAGGCCCTGCTCTACCTTGTCCGAACCGCCATCCGGGAGGGCCGCTCCATTTCCGGCCACGAGGACCTCCTGCTGAACCGCCCCGCCGCCCCGCCCCTGCCGGTGAACATCTCGGTTTCGCCGATTTTCACCGCCGAGGGCGAACAGGAAGGGGCGGTCCTGATCATTCGCGATCTGTCCCGGGTGCGGGAACTGGAATCCGCGGTGCGGCGAGCCGACCGCCTCTCCATGCTCGGGACCCTTGCGGCCGGTCTGGCCCACGAGATAAAAAACCCCCTCGGGGGCATCAAGGGTGCCGCCCAGCTTCTGGCCATGGAACTACCCGGACAAAGCGCTCTGCAGGAATACACCGAGGTGATGATCAAGGAGGTGGAGCGGGTCAACGGCATTATCGAGGAGCTTATGGATCTGGCCCGTCCGCGCCCTCCCGAGTGGACCGAAGTCAACCTGGCAAAAATCCTCGACGACATCGTCCTTTTCCAGCGAGAGGCCCACCGAGGCAAGGAGATCAGATTCCAGCTCAACCTGGATCCGAGCATTCCGCCCATCCACGGAGACGAGAACCTGCTCACCCGGCTCTTTCTCAACCTCATCAAGAACGCCGCCGATGCCATCGAGCAGAAGGGCGTGGTCGAGATCGTCACCAAGGTCGCCTCGGAACTCCATTTCAATCACCCGGGGGGACGCCCCGTTCCCCTTATCGTGGTGCAGGTCCGCGACACCGGGCGAGGGATACCGGCCGAGGAAATCGACCAGATCTTCACCCCCTTCTATACCTCCAAAACCAAGGGGAGCGGCCTGGGGCTGGCCACCTGCCAGAAAATCGTCAGCGAGCACCGCGGATTTCTCAAGGTCGAAAGTTCCCCGGGAAGGGGAACGGTTTTCGCCGTCTCCCTCCCCTTCCTGCGCCCCGGGTCGACCCCGGCCAAAAGCGCCGGGAAGACCAATACCTGA
- the dusB gene encoding tRNA dihydrouridine synthase DusB, protein MRIANLTIDNNVILAPMAGITDLPYRRLMKGFGAGLVFTEMVSANGLIRAGRRTRELLRSRPGERPLGIQLFGEDPEVLAEAAQQVNADGELLDLNLGCPVPKVVRNGAGSALLRDPVKAGKVVAAVRRATDLPLTVKIRSGWDHQSVNFLEVGRIAASEGADAVTLHPRTRSQGFSGQADWEHIRRLKETLAVPVIGSGDIFNAEDALAMLRQTGCDAVMVGRGAYGNPWLIRDILALQRGLKPAPPSPPERLQAALLHLNLFLESFDSKKAVLDMRKHLAWYSRGLPGATAFRTLINRLQTVEEVRQAMEDFFSGATPLAEEHP, encoded by the coding sequence ATGCGCATCGCCAATCTGACCATAGACAACAACGTGATCCTCGCCCCCATGGCGGGAATCACCGACCTGCCCTACCGCCGGCTCATGAAAGGGTTCGGAGCGGGCCTGGTCTTCACCGAGATGGTGAGCGCCAACGGCCTGATTCGGGCCGGCCGTCGCACCCGGGAACTGCTGCGTTCCCGGCCCGGCGAACGCCCCCTCGGCATCCAACTGTTCGGGGAGGACCCCGAAGTGCTCGCAGAGGCGGCCCAGCAGGTCAACGCCGACGGCGAACTGCTCGACCTGAACCTGGGATGCCCGGTCCCCAAAGTCGTGCGCAACGGCGCGGGCAGCGCCCTGCTGCGCGATCCCGTCAAGGCCGGCAAGGTCGTGGCGGCAGTGCGACGCGCCACAGACCTACCGCTGACGGTGAAGATCCGCTCCGGGTGGGACCACCAATCGGTCAACTTCCTCGAGGTCGGCCGCATCGCCGCCTCCGAGGGGGCCGACGCGGTCACCCTCCACCCGCGCACCCGCAGCCAGGGTTTCAGCGGGCAGGCCGACTGGGAGCACATCCGCCGCCTCAAAGAAACTCTGGCGGTCCCCGTGATCGGCAGCGGCGACATCTTCAACGCCGAAGACGCCCTGGCGATGCTTCGGCAGACGGGCTGCGACGCAGTTATGGTCGGCCGGGGCGCTTACGGCAACCCCTGGCTTATCCGGGACATCCTGGCCCTGCAAAGGGGCCTGAAGCCGGCGCCTCCCTCCCCGCCGGAACGGCTGCAGGCCGCCCTGCTGCACCTGAACCTCTTCCTGGAATCCTTCGACAGCAAAAAAGCGGTGCTGGACATGCGCAAACACCTGGCCTGGTACTCCCGCGGCCTGCCCGGAGCCACGGCCTTCCGCACCCTGATCAACCGACTGCAGACCGTCGAGGAGGTTCGTCAGGCCATGGAGGATTTCTTCTCCGGCGCGACCCCGCTGGCGGAGGAGCATCCGTGA
- a CDS encoding aldo/keto reductase — MRVCPLVFGTLPLGPLQANFSPAQGGALIRHALERGVDLLDTAELYETYPHIRAGLDGYRGEVRIATKTHASDAPTARSHVERALRELAVDRLDIVLLHGARLADPFVERGAVLDELLRLRDEGKILHVGLSSHYICAVRKAALHPDIDVVHPLINRKGMGILDGDASEMAGAIAALSRAGKGVYAMKALAGGNLISEALASLDYVRGLPGVDGVAVGMLSEAEIEANLALFADQEPDVALWEELSKRRRRLRIMDRFCKGCGACVPACTNDALVIEDGKARVLEEKCILCGYCAAACPEFIIRVV, encoded by the coding sequence ATGCGGGTCTGCCCACTGGTTTTCGGGACCCTGCCGCTCGGGCCTCTGCAGGCCAACTTTTCTCCGGCGCAGGGGGGGGCTCTGATCCGCCACGCCCTCGAGCGCGGGGTCGATCTGCTCGACACGGCGGAACTCTACGAGACCTATCCCCATATCCGCGCCGGCCTTGACGGTTACCGGGGCGAGGTGCGCATTGCCACCAAGACCCACGCCTCCGACGCTCCAACCGCCCGGAGCCACGTGGAGCGGGCCCTGCGCGAACTGGCCGTTGACCGACTCGACATCGTCCTTCTGCACGGCGCCCGCTTGGCCGACCCCTTCGTCGAACGCGGGGCGGTTCTCGATGAACTGCTGCGGCTCCGGGATGAGGGCAAAATCCTCCATGTCGGGCTCTCCTCCCACTACATTTGCGCGGTGCGCAAGGCGGCGCTTCACCCCGACATCGACGTCGTCCACCCTCTGATCAACCGCAAAGGCATGGGGATTCTCGACGGCGACGCATCCGAGATGGCCGGGGCCATCGCCGCCCTCTCCCGGGCGGGCAAAGGGGTCTACGCAATGAAGGCCCTCGCCGGGGGCAATCTCATTTCCGAAGCCTTGGCCAGCCTCGATTACGTGCGCGGTCTGCCCGGGGTCGACGGGGTTGCGGTGGGGATGCTTTCCGAGGCCGAAATCGAGGCCAACCTCGCCCTCTTTGCGGACCAAGAGCCGGACGTTGCGCTCTGGGAGGAACTCTCCAAGAGGCGGCGCCGGCTGCGCATCATGGACCGGTTCTGCAAGGGGTGCGGGGCCTGCGTCCCGGCCTGCACCAACGACGCCCTGGTCATCGAGGATGGCAAGGCCCGGGTGCTGGAGGAGAAGTGCATCCTCTGCGGCTACTGCGCCGCCGCCTGCCCCGAGTTCATCATCCGGGTGGTCTGA